A genomic segment from Streptosporangium roseum DSM 43021 encodes:
- a CDS encoding gas vesicle protein K, with protein sequence MSAAAAPDTARSGRWRVDTDPERVERDLTCLVLTLVELVRQLVERQCVRRMDQGDLSDEQIETLGLTLMRLEEAMTELCERFDLSPSDLNLDLGPLGTLLPVD encoded by the coding sequence GTGAGCGCCGCGGCGGCGCCGGACACGGCGCGTTCGGGCCGCTGGCGCGTCGATACCGACCCCGAGCGGGTCGAGCGGGACCTGACCTGTCTCGTCCTCACCCTCGTCGAGCTCGTACGCCAGCTGGTGGAGCGGCAGTGCGTGCGGCGGATGGACCAGGGAGACCTGTCCGACGAGCAGATCGAAACGCTGGGGCTGACCCTGATGCGCCTCGAAGAGGCCATGACGGAGCTGTGCGAGCGCTTCGACCTGTCCCCGTCCGACCTCAACCTCGACCTCGGCCCCCTGGGGACCCTTCTCCCCGTGGACTGA
- a CDS encoding LysE family translocator — MDLSSSLPAFVLAVVLISASPGPAMALILRRAALRGFSGAVPTVLGLEAGLYLWALLAAAGLAALVAASEVAFLVLRVVGAAFLLYLGIKTWRSAWRSRGTGGAAEEVAAGEPERGSALTWWRAFGEGSVVMLANPKAAAFMIAFYPQFVPVDRPLFATTALLAVLQVAIETVLYLALAAAVGRAGAWFRRPVIRRRLDAVSGTVLVALGLRMAAESR; from the coding sequence ATGGACCTCAGCTCCTCTCTGCCCGCCTTCGTCCTCGCCGTGGTGCTGATCTCCGCCTCGCCGGGCCCGGCGATGGCGCTGATCCTGCGCCGCGCGGCCCTGCGCGGCTTCTCCGGCGCGGTGCCCACGGTGCTGGGCCTGGAGGCCGGCCTGTACCTGTGGGCGTTGCTCGCCGCCGCCGGGCTCGCCGCCCTGGTCGCCGCCTCGGAGGTAGCCTTCCTCGTCCTGCGCGTGGTGGGCGCGGCCTTCCTGCTGTACCTCGGGATCAAGACCTGGCGCTCGGCGTGGCGCAGCCGCGGAACGGGCGGAGCGGCCGAGGAGGTCGCTGCCGGGGAACCGGAGCGCGGCTCGGCGCTGACCTGGTGGAGGGCGTTCGGCGAGGGATCGGTGGTGATGCTGGCCAACCCGAAGGCCGCCGCCTTCATGATCGCGTTCTATCCGCAGTTCGTACCGGTCGACCGGCCGCTGTTCGCCACGACCGCGCTGCTCGCCGTGCTCCAGGTGGCCATCGAGACCGTCCTGTATCTGGCGCTGGCGGCCGCGGTCGGGCGGGCCGGGGCGTGGTTCCGCCGCCCGGTGATCCGGCGTCGGCTGGACGCGGTCAGCGGCACGGTCCTCGTCGCCCTGGGCCTGCGCATGGCTGCCGAGAGCCGCTGA
- a CDS encoding ATP-binding protein yields MGRTRLLTTLRQRLREHRLVTVTGIGGVGKSRTALRIAHLMRGQFRDGVWFADLARLQDSGMVRHTITSALGIADQSSRSANETLVEWLGDREILLIIDTCEHLVDACAALFEELLSSARGLTILATSRQSLNARGEHTVTIPPLTVPGESPGEDVFSNEAVQLFTARAGAVVPNFMLDEQNIGPVAELCRRLDGIPLAIELAAVRMRALSVEQILGLLADRFSLLAGASRTALPRHQTLRAAIGWSHELCEPAERLLWARLSVFAGDFELDAARYVCSGESLPAEDVMDLVASLVEKSILLSDGTPSGHRYRLIDTLRQYGEEWLEKLGETSAVLERHRDYYLQLATRSEDAWSGARQVYWYIRMRHEHDNIRVALDYCLRNPSEVQAGLKLLSSLWFMWVACGLAREGRLYLEKTLELSSQPTPERCKALWVLSYIHSAQGNISGAVEAAEKCSSDAVRVGDSGAVILATKMLGTAAFLQGDLQKASALLGFHKSGRELNPGLLPSIVELSMVLLMQNDPAEAEVLLRDCIAVCTQRGELWLRSYAIYALASVHQAMGRAPESMANAREALRLKRNFHDVLGIGLAIEVVAKQALDDGQPVLAARLMGAGQANWRTFGMPQMNSPFFNAEHDRCVKECRRVLGDQAHDEAFAQGKKLNLEELIELALGDQESDDPLPQM; encoded by the coding sequence GTGGGACGCACCAGGTTGCTGACCACCCTCCGGCAGCGGCTCCGCGAGCACCGCCTGGTCACGGTGACCGGGATCGGCGGCGTCGGCAAGTCCCGCACGGCGCTGCGCATCGCGCACCTGATGCGCGGCCAGTTCAGGGACGGCGTGTGGTTCGCCGACCTGGCCCGGCTGCAGGACTCGGGGATGGTCAGGCACACGATCACCTCGGCGCTCGGGATCGCCGACCAGTCCTCCCGCTCGGCGAACGAGACGCTGGTCGAATGGCTGGGCGACCGCGAGATCCTGCTGATCATCGACACGTGCGAGCATCTGGTCGACGCCTGCGCCGCGCTCTTCGAGGAGCTGCTGAGCAGCGCCAGGGGCCTGACCATTCTGGCGACCAGCCGCCAGTCGCTGAACGCCAGGGGCGAGCACACGGTCACCATCCCGCCGCTGACCGTCCCCGGCGAGTCGCCCGGGGAAGACGTCTTCAGCAACGAGGCGGTGCAGCTGTTCACCGCGCGGGCGGGCGCGGTGGTGCCCAACTTCATGCTGGACGAGCAGAACATCGGCCCCGTGGCCGAGCTCTGCCGCCGCCTGGACGGCATCCCGCTCGCCATCGAGTTGGCCGCGGTCCGGATGCGGGCGCTGTCGGTGGAGCAGATCCTCGGACTGCTGGCCGACCGGTTCAGCCTGCTCGCCGGCGCCAGCCGTACGGCGCTGCCCCGCCACCAGACGCTGCGCGCCGCGATCGGCTGGAGCCACGAGCTGTGCGAGCCCGCGGAGCGGCTCCTGTGGGCCCGGCTGTCGGTCTTCGCCGGCGACTTCGAGCTGGACGCCGCCCGCTACGTCTGCTCCGGGGAGAGCCTGCCCGCCGAGGATGTCATGGACCTCGTCGCCAGCCTGGTGGAGAAGTCCATCCTGCTGAGCGACGGCACGCCCTCGGGGCACCGCTACCGGCTGATCGACACCCTGCGCCAGTACGGCGAGGAGTGGCTGGAGAAGCTCGGCGAGACCTCCGCCGTCCTGGAGCGGCACCGCGACTACTACCTGCAGCTCGCCACGAGGAGCGAGGACGCCTGGTCCGGTGCCCGCCAGGTCTACTGGTACATCCGGATGCGCCATGAGCACGACAACATCCGCGTGGCCCTGGACTACTGCCTGCGCAACCCCTCCGAGGTGCAGGCGGGGCTGAAGCTGCTGTCCTCCCTGTGGTTCATGTGGGTGGCCTGCGGGCTGGCCCGCGAGGGCAGGCTCTATCTGGAGAAGACCCTGGAGCTGAGCTCCCAGCCGACTCCGGAGCGGTGCAAGGCGCTGTGGGTGCTCTCCTACATCCACAGCGCGCAGGGCAACATCTCCGGCGCCGTCGAGGCTGCCGAGAAGTGCAGTTCGGACGCCGTCCGGGTGGGCGACTCCGGCGCGGTCATCCTGGCCACCAAGATGCTCGGCACGGCCGCGTTCCTCCAGGGCGACCTGCAGAAGGCCAGCGCGCTGCTCGGGTTCCACAAGAGCGGCCGGGAGCTCAACCCGGGACTGCTCCCCTCGATCGTCGAGCTGTCGATGGTGCTGCTCATGCAGAACGATCCGGCCGAGGCCGAGGTGCTGTTGCGCGACTGCATCGCGGTCTGCACCCAGCGCGGCGAGCTGTGGCTGCGCTCCTACGCCATCTACGCGCTGGCCAGCGTCCACCAGGCGATGGGCCGCGCCCCCGAGTCCATGGCCAACGCGCGCGAGGCACTCCGGCTCAAGCGCAACTTCCACGACGTGCTCGGCATCGGCCTGGCGATCGAGGTGGTGGCCAAGCAGGCGCTGGACGACGGGCAGCCGGTGCTCGCGGCCCGGCTGATGGGTGCCGGTCAGGCCAACTGGCGCACCTTCGGGATGCCCCAGATGAACTCGCCGTTCTTCAACGCCGAGCACGACCGGTGCGTCAAGGAGTGCAGGCGCGTCCTCGGCGACCAGGCGCACGATGAGGCGTTCGCGCAGGGCAAGAAGCTGAATCTGGAGGAGCTGATCGAGCTCGCACTCGGAGACCAGGAATCGGACGACCCGCTCCCCCAGATGTGA
- a CDS encoding 4-epi-cubebol synthase translates to MGTTTTHKFDRPLRLPPLPCPFPSEVNPYVEQVDKETLEWLIDSEMLDDAETVERYRQAKYGWLSARTYPYAEHHTLRLVSDWCVWLFAFDDAFCESDRRAAEIARALPQLYAVLEDLDVGSEVDDVFAKSLLEIKGRIAAYGDDEQLDRWRNVTKDYLFAQVWEAANREDEVVPSLEDYIFMRRRTGAMLTVFALIDVASGRSLSADEWRHPGMRAITESANDVVVWDNDLISYAKESNSGNSRNNLVNVLAEHRHYSRQEAMEEIGEMRNQAIADMVAVRPSLEALGSDAVLAYVRGLEFWISGSVDYSLTSSRYTDAWRTARQPSIR, encoded by the coding sequence GTGGGAACTACTACTACGCACAAGTTCGATCGGCCCCTCCGCCTGCCTCCGCTTCCCTGTCCCTTCCCGAGTGAAGTCAATCCCTATGTCGAGCAGGTCGACAAAGAGACCCTCGAATGGCTCATCGACTCGGAAATGCTGGATGACGCAGAGACGGTGGAGCGCTACAGACAGGCGAAGTACGGATGGTTGTCCGCCCGGACATATCCCTACGCCGAGCATCACACCCTCCGGCTGGTGAGCGACTGGTGCGTGTGGCTGTTCGCCTTCGATGACGCCTTCTGCGAGTCGGACAGGCGCGCCGCGGAGATCGCGCGAGCACTGCCGCAGCTCTACGCCGTCCTGGAGGATCTGGACGTCGGCTCCGAGGTCGACGACGTGTTCGCCAAGTCCCTGCTGGAGATCAAGGGCAGGATCGCGGCCTACGGCGACGACGAGCAGCTCGACCGGTGGCGCAACGTCACCAAGGACTACCTGTTCGCCCAGGTGTGGGAGGCGGCCAACCGGGAGGACGAGGTGGTGCCCTCCCTGGAGGACTACATCTTCATGCGCCGGCGGACCGGGGCCATGCTCACGGTCTTCGCCCTCATCGACGTCGCCAGCGGCCGCAGCCTGAGCGCCGACGAGTGGCGCCACCCCGGAATGCGCGCGATCACGGAGAGTGCCAACGACGTCGTCGTCTGGGACAACGACCTCATCTCCTACGCCAAGGAGAGCAACAGCGGCAACTCCCGCAACAACCTGGTGAACGTGCTGGCCGAGCACCGGCACTACTCCCGGCAGGAGGCGATGGAGGAGATCGGCGAGATGCGCAACCAGGCCATCGCCGACATGGTGGCCGTACGCCCCTCGCTGGAGGCGCTCGGCTCGGACGCGGTGCTCGCCTACGTGCGCGGCCTGGAGTTCTGGATCAGCGGCAGCGTCGACTACTCGCTGACCAGCTCCCGCTACACGGACGCCTGGCGGACGGCCCGGCAGCCCTCCATCCGGTGA
- a CDS encoding ankyrin repeat domain-containing protein: MDPMQPDPELEEFATRLFDLARTGQTEQLRAYVEAGVPADLCNDRGDTLLMLAAYHGHAETVRALTALGADPGRANDRGQTPLSGAVFKKEPEVVRALLEAGADPDAGSPSATDAARMFGQDEYLKWFGH; encoded by the coding sequence ATGGATCCCATGCAGCCTGACCCGGAGCTCGAGGAGTTCGCGACCCGCCTGTTCGACCTGGCCAGGACCGGGCAGACCGAGCAGCTCCGCGCGTATGTCGAGGCCGGGGTCCCGGCCGACCTGTGCAACGATCGGGGCGACACGTTGCTGATGCTCGCCGCCTACCACGGCCATGCGGAGACGGTCCGGGCGCTGACCGCGCTGGGCGCGGACCCGGGGCGGGCCAACGACCGGGGGCAGACGCCGCTCTCCGGCGCGGTCTTCAAAAAGGAGCCCGAGGTGGTCCGCGCCCTCCTGGAGGCGGGCGCGGATCCGGACGCGGGGAGCCCTTCGGCGACGGACGCGGCCCGGATGTTCGGCCAGGATGAGTACCTCAAATGGTTCGGACATTAA
- a CDS encoding proteasome assembly chaperone family protein yields MFDPTDLYRLSGDVPELTDPVLLYHFDGFVDAGGAGRLAIGHLLGELEHRVVATFDVDRLLDYRSRRPIMTFDTDRWVSVESPEIALHLVQDSTGTPFLLLTGPEPDREWELFTAALGTLATRLKVSKLVTTHGIPMAVPHTRPLGVTGHATRPELVTGQTSAFGKVQVPGSVAALIEFRLGAEGHDALGYAVHVPHYLAQAEYPAAAVTALEAVTRSTGLVFPLESLREAARSTDTEIAEQIEASDELSTAITGLEQQYDAFAAGSKRENLMAEPSEMPTGDELAAQFEAFLAERDEQRGD; encoded by the coding sequence GTGTTCGACCCGACGGATCTCTACCGGCTCAGCGGAGACGTCCCTGAGCTGACCGATCCGGTGCTGCTCTACCACTTCGACGGGTTCGTGGACGCGGGTGGCGCCGGACGGCTCGCCATCGGCCACCTGCTCGGCGAGCTGGAGCACCGGGTCGTCGCGACCTTTGACGTGGACCGCCTGCTCGACTACCGGTCCCGGCGGCCGATCATGACCTTCGACACCGACCGGTGGGTGAGCGTGGAGAGCCCCGAGATCGCCCTCCACCTGGTCCAGGACTCCACGGGCACGCCGTTCCTGCTGCTCACCGGCCCCGAGCCGGACCGCGAGTGGGAGCTGTTCACCGCCGCCCTCGGCACGCTGGCCACCCGGCTGAAGGTGAGCAAGCTGGTCACCACCCACGGCATCCCGATGGCCGTCCCGCACACCCGCCCACTGGGCGTCACCGGTCACGCCACCCGCCCCGAGCTCGTCACCGGCCAGACCAGCGCCTTCGGCAAGGTCCAGGTGCCCGGCAGCGTGGCCGCCCTGATCGAGTTCCGGCTCGGCGCCGAGGGCCACGACGCCCTCGGCTACGCCGTGCACGTCCCGCACTACCTGGCCCAGGCGGAGTATCCCGCGGCGGCGGTGACCGCCCTGGAGGCGGTGACCAGGAGCACCGGGCTGGTGTTCCCGCTGGAGAGCCTGCGCGAGGCCGCGCGGAGCACCGACACCGAGATCGCCGAGCAGATCGAGGCCTCCGACGAGCTGTCCACCGCGATCACCGGCCTCGAACAGCAGTACGACGCGTTCGCCGCCGGGTCCAAGCGCGAGAACCTGATGGCGGAGCCCTCCGAGATGCCCACCGGCGACGAGCTCGCCGCCCAGTTCGAGGCCTTCCTCGCCGAGCGTGACGAGCAGCGCGGTGACTGA
- a CDS encoding Gfo/Idh/MocA family oxidoreductase gives MTDLRVGLIGYGVAGAFFHAPLIAATPGLSLSAVVTGNPGRAAEVREKYGARAVGDAAELWDSSDLIVVASPNRTHVPLAEAALKAGLPVVVDKPLAATAAQARALVRLAGELGLMLTVFQNRRWDGDFLTAERLVSSGELGTVSRLESRFERWRPIPKGGWRELGGAEEIGGLLYDLGSHLVDQALRLLGPVTHVYAESDIRRPGVASDDDTFIALTHAGGARSHLWAGAVAPRLGPRFRILGSEAGYVKHGLDVQEDRLRAGLTPDSPGFGEEPRERWGTLGTDEANHPVRTEPGAYADFYRAVAASLRDGAPPPVDPAEVIEALTVLEAARRSAAEHRVVAL, from the coding sequence GTGACTGACCTGCGCGTCGGCCTCATCGGGTACGGCGTGGCCGGGGCGTTCTTCCACGCCCCGCTGATCGCCGCGACCCCGGGGCTGAGCCTGTCGGCCGTGGTGACCGGCAACCCCGGGCGCGCGGCCGAGGTGCGGGAGAAGTACGGCGCGCGGGCGGTGGGCGACGCCGCCGAGCTGTGGGACTCCAGTGACCTGATCGTGGTCGCCTCCCCCAACCGCACCCACGTCCCGCTGGCCGAGGCCGCCCTGAAGGCGGGCCTGCCCGTGGTGGTGGACAAGCCGCTGGCGGCGACGGCGGCACAGGCCCGCGCCCTGGTACGGCTGGCGGGCGAGCTGGGCCTGATGCTGACCGTGTTCCAGAACCGTCGCTGGGACGGCGACTTCCTGACGGCCGAGCGGCTGGTCTCCTCCGGGGAGCTCGGCACCGTGAGCCGGCTGGAGTCGCGGTTCGAACGCTGGCGCCCCATCCCCAAGGGCGGCTGGCGCGAGCTCGGCGGCGCCGAGGAGATCGGCGGCCTCCTCTACGACCTCGGCAGCCATCTGGTCGACCAGGCCCTGCGCCTGCTCGGCCCGGTCACCCACGTCTACGCCGAGTCCGACATCCGCCGTCCCGGGGTCGCCTCCGACGACGACACCTTCATCGCCCTGACCCATGCCGGCGGTGCCCGCTCCCACCTGTGGGCCGGCGCGGTCGCGCCCCGGCTCGGTCCCCGCTTCCGGATCCTGGGCTCGGAGGCCGGCTACGTGAAACACGGCCTGGACGTCCAGGAGGACCGGCTGCGCGCCGGTCTCACCCCGGACTCCCCGGGTTTCGGTGAGGAGCCTCGGGAGCGGTGGGGCACCCTGGGCACCGACGAGGCCAACCACCCCGTCCGCACCGAACCGGGCGCCTACGCCGACTTCTACAGGGCGGTGGCGGCGAGCCTGCGTGACGGCGCCCCGCCGCCGGTCGACCCCGCAGAGGTGATCGAGGCCCTCACCGTCCTGGAGGCCGCCCGCCGGTCGGCCGCAGAGCACCGGGTCGTCGCCCTCTGA
- a CDS encoding tyrosine-protein phosphatase, with the protein MNDFTRWIDLEGAVNVRDLGGLATVDGGTTRPGRLYRSDNLQGLTEHDIELLVGELKLRHVVDLRSGAEVSLEGPGPLMAVPEVSIHHHTLFAEGGRHTDVEADTIDADKVLPWQERVEEDLAELRVTGFYYAYLRDRPDSVLAALRAMARDDGAAVVHCAAGKDRTGVVCALALEVAGATREAIVADYTATGERLEGILARLRSSATYRDDLDSRPADDHRPRPEYIEQFLRVLDDRFGGPLPWLASQGWTEADSRSLRSRLRD; encoded by the coding sequence ATGAACGACTTCACGCGATGGATTGATCTTGAAGGTGCCGTCAACGTTCGCGACCTCGGCGGGCTCGCCACGGTGGACGGCGGGACCACGCGCCCCGGCCGGCTGTACCGGTCGGACAACCTGCAGGGACTGACCGAGCACGACATCGAGCTGCTCGTCGGAGAGCTGAAGCTCCGTCACGTCGTCGACCTGCGCTCCGGCGCCGAGGTGTCCCTGGAGGGCCCCGGGCCGCTCATGGCCGTGCCGGAGGTGAGCATCCACCACCACACCCTGTTCGCCGAGGGGGGCAGGCACACCGACGTCGAGGCCGACACGATCGACGCCGACAAGGTGCTGCCCTGGCAGGAGCGGGTCGAGGAGGATCTCGCCGAGCTCAGGGTGACCGGCTTCTACTACGCCTACCTGCGCGACCGTCCGGACTCGGTGCTGGCCGCCCTGCGCGCCATGGCCCGCGACGACGGCGCCGCCGTCGTGCACTGCGCGGCGGGCAAGGACCGCACCGGCGTCGTCTGCGCCCTGGCCCTCGAAGTCGCCGGGGCCACCCGGGAGGCGATCGTCGCCGACTACACCGCCACCGGTGAGCGCCTGGAGGGCATCCTGGCCCGCCTGCGCTCCAGCGCGACCTACCGCGACGACCTCGACTCCCGCCCGGCCGACGACCACCGGCCGCGCCCGGAGTACATCGAGCAGTTCCTCCGCGTCCTCGACGACCGTTTCGGCGGGCCCCTGCCGTGGCTCGCCTCCCAGGGCTGGACCGAGGCCGACTCCCGGTCGCTCCGTTCCCGCCTGCGCGACTGA
- a CDS encoding tetratricopeptide repeat protein, with translation MASILATSLDVWDLPTEAKVGVTVLAALLVGLLTWATAGTRAEKPAAGDGPSWRPPDQWPPVSAHFTGRTESLAELRRVFAGHQRSRGRDGDNSPLVVSVYGRGGVGKSMLIARFGHEVADRFPDGRLYADLRGAVEAPIQAEEVLIGFLRALGVRLTTDPGGPAELRKLWLTWTKGKRILIGLDNAQDGDQVKDLIPAEPGCAVMITSRQPLFLLNTYDKQLSVFSEAQGVELLARLAGDDRVAADLESAQEIVRMCDHLPLAISICGGRLATRENWTLRELADRLRDERRRLDHLELARRLDKSVRASLQLSYDDCTGLQRRLLRLLSLLTAPDMPGWVAGELLATSELDGADQLEALIDTQLAECSGIDFSGVMRYRLHDLVRIFARELAVSDEDDGHRRAAIERVLSGYRRRAETAAMARWPQDWGRSGRNADPATTTVAQASAADWLNAERRTLVAMIHQARALEMWDLAWGLGRAFCSLCHSLRAYWSDWRAVAEIVCEAAAHMDDRRALGIALLDRAAVSGGQGSHQVARADAERALEIFTDLGESWWSARAMRAVGMALFSDGNLDPGQGYLIEAITAFKGEGDRWWSARTQRNLAELRLAQRRPEQARKLLEDALEVFKYDRNRYSEAQTLRAYGEVLGATARTLHAQGETRAAAEDFTRAGFSLDRAAETFRLRGELWEEARCLRAAGEVGNPADGLRELAYVRRATEMLAALGDSWGVARSELSAGRAHSRLGRTREARESLERAVHAFEELGDRWWMARSLRYLGEAHLEAGDQEAALPPLRQAQDIYRSLGNQAGMGRTLELLRRAGE, from the coding sequence GTGGCCAGCATCCTGGCCACGTCGCTGGACGTCTGGGACCTGCCCACCGAGGCCAAGGTCGGCGTCACCGTGCTCGCCGCCCTCCTGGTCGGCCTGCTCACCTGGGCGACCGCCGGCACCCGGGCGGAGAAGCCCGCAGCGGGAGACGGCCCGTCCTGGCGCCCGCCCGACCAGTGGCCCCCGGTCTCCGCGCACTTCACCGGGCGGACCGAGTCGCTGGCCGAGCTGCGCCGGGTGTTCGCCGGGCACCAACGCTCCCGTGGCCGCGACGGGGACAACTCGCCGCTGGTCGTCTCGGTGTACGGCAGAGGCGGGGTGGGCAAGTCCATGCTCATCGCCAGGTTCGGGCACGAGGTCGCCGACCGCTTCCCCGACGGGCGCCTCTACGCCGACCTGCGCGGCGCGGTGGAGGCGCCGATCCAGGCCGAGGAGGTGCTGATCGGCTTCCTGCGGGCGCTGGGGGTGCGGCTCACCACCGACCCCGGCGGCCCGGCCGAACTGCGCAAGCTCTGGCTGACCTGGACCAAGGGCAAGCGCATCCTGATCGGCCTGGACAACGCCCAGGACGGAGACCAGGTCAAGGACCTGATCCCGGCCGAGCCGGGCTGCGCGGTCATGATCACATCACGGCAGCCGCTGTTCCTGCTCAACACCTACGACAAGCAGCTCTCGGTGTTCAGCGAGGCGCAGGGCGTGGAACTGCTGGCCCGGCTGGCCGGGGACGACCGGGTCGCCGCCGACCTGGAGTCGGCCCAGGAGATCGTCCGGATGTGCGACCACCTGCCGCTGGCCATCAGCATCTGCGGCGGCCGCCTGGCGACCCGGGAGAACTGGACCCTGCGCGAGCTCGCCGACCGGCTGAGGGACGAGCGCCGCCGCCTGGACCACCTCGAACTCGCCCGCAGGCTCGACAAGAGCGTGCGCGCCTCGCTCCAGCTCAGCTACGACGACTGCACCGGCCTCCAGCGCCGGCTGCTGCGCCTGCTCAGCCTCCTCACCGCCCCCGACATGCCCGGCTGGGTGGCGGGGGAGCTGCTGGCCACCTCCGAGCTGGACGGGGCCGACCAGCTTGAGGCGCTCATCGACACCCAGCTCGCCGAGTGCTCGGGCATCGACTTCTCCGGCGTGATGCGCTACCGGCTGCACGACCTGGTCCGCATCTTCGCCCGCGAGCTGGCCGTCTCCGACGAGGACGACGGTCACCGCAGGGCGGCCATCGAGCGGGTCCTGTCCGGCTACCGGCGCCGAGCCGAGACCGCGGCCATGGCCCGCTGGCCCCAGGACTGGGGCCGCAGCGGCAGGAACGCCGACCCGGCGACCACGACGGTCGCCCAGGCGTCGGCGGCCGACTGGCTCAACGCCGAGCGGCGGACCCTGGTCGCCATGATCCACCAGGCCCGCGCCTTGGAGATGTGGGATCTGGCCTGGGGCCTGGGCCGCGCCTTCTGCTCGCTCTGCCACTCCCTGCGGGCCTACTGGTCCGACTGGCGGGCGGTCGCCGAGATCGTGTGCGAGGCCGCGGCCCACATGGACGACCGGCGGGCCCTGGGCATCGCGCTGCTGGACCGGGCGGCGGTGAGCGGCGGGCAGGGCAGCCACCAGGTCGCCAGGGCGGACGCCGAGCGCGCGCTGGAGATCTTCACCGACCTGGGCGAGTCGTGGTGGTCCGCGCGGGCGATGCGGGCGGTCGGCATGGCCCTGTTCAGCGACGGCAACCTCGACCCGGGCCAGGGCTACCTCATCGAGGCGATCACGGCCTTCAAGGGGGAGGGCGACCGCTGGTGGTCGGCCAGGACGCAGCGCAACCTGGCCGAGCTCCGGCTCGCCCAGCGCAGGCCCGAGCAGGCCAGGAAGCTGCTGGAGGACGCCCTGGAGGTCTTCAAGTACGACCGTAACCGCTACTCCGAGGCGCAGACCCTGCGCGCCTACGGGGAAGTGCTCGGCGCGACCGCGCGGACGCTGCACGCCCAGGGGGAGACCAGGGCCGCCGCGGAGGACTTCACGCGGGCCGGGTTCAGCCTGGACCGGGCGGCGGAGACGTTCCGGCTCAGAGGCGAGCTCTGGGAGGAGGCCAGGTGCCTGCGCGCGGCCGGTGAGGTCGGCAATCCCGCCGACGGACTCCGCGAACTGGCCTACGTACGGCGGGCCACGGAGATGCTGGCCGCCCTCGGCGACTCCTGGGGCGTGGCCCGGAGCGAGCTGTCGGCGGGACGCGCACACAGCCGGCTGGGCCGTACCCGGGAGGCGCGGGAGTCGCTGGAGCGGGCCGTGCACGCCTTCGAGGAGCTGGGTGACCGCTGGTGGATGGCCCGGAGCCTGCGCTACCTCGGCGAGGCGCATCTGGAGGCGGGTGACCAGGAGGCGGCGCTCCCCCCGCTCAGGCAGGCCCAGGACATCTACCGGAGCCTGGGCAACCAGGCCGGGATGGGCCGCACCCTCGAACTCCTGCGCCGCGCGGGGGAGTGA